The Buchnera aphidicola (Tuberolachnus salignus) genome has a segment encoding these proteins:
- the pyk gene encoding pyruvate kinase has protein sequence MGLYLPRTKIVTTLGPSTDYPGILEKMITSGANVFRLNFSHGIPEDHIKRAEKIIKISKKLGIIVSLLGDLQGPKIRISSFRKKKIFLKTGDIFVLDPSIEENNGTETEVGVNYSKLPEEVKYNDILLLDDGRIQLQVIKIFNTKIITQVLIGGFLTNNKGLNKLGGGLSAESLTKKDKKDIKLAAKINVDFLAISFPRTAQDLKYARQLLNKSGSQAKIIAKIERAEAVKTDENIQNLILESDIIMIARGDLGVEIGDTKLIEIQKKLIHMARKLNRAVITATQMMESMVYNSFPTRAEVSDVANAVLDKTDAVMLSAETASGKFPIETIKKMSKICLDTEQIPCIKISKHRLYTKFDNISEAILMSSMYAANHLLNVSAILLFTFSSQSALISSRISTHCPIFIISSNMSLLKVCTIYRGVFPIFIKNDIQNSTFINVAINHLKYKKFIKRKDFIIIVQDNYQNQHSQDINMCRILKID, from the coding sequence ATGGGTTTATATTTACCAAGAACTAAAATTGTAACTACTTTAGGTCCTTCAACAGATTATCCAGGAATTTTAGAAAAAATGATTACATCTGGAGCAAATGTTTTTAGATTGAATTTTTCACATGGAATTCCAGAAGATCATATTAAAAGAGCAGAAAAAATTATTAAGATATCAAAAAAATTAGGTATAATTGTTTCTTTATTAGGGGATTTACAAGGTCCTAAAATTAGAATTTCTAGTTTTCGAAAAAAAAAAATTTTTTTAAAAACAGGAGATATTTTTGTTTTAGATCCTTCAATAGAAGAAAATAATGGTACTGAAACTGAAGTAGGTGTAAATTATTCTAAATTACCAGAAGAAGTAAAATATAATGATATTTTATTATTAGATGATGGTCGAATACAATTACAAGTTATAAAAATTTTTAATACTAAAATTATAACACAAGTATTAATAGGAGGATTTTTAACTAATAATAAAGGTTTAAACAAGTTAGGCGGAGGATTATCTGCGGAATCTTTAACAAAAAAAGATAAAAAAGATATTAAATTGGCTGCTAAAATTAATGTTGATTTTTTAGCTATTTCATTTCCTCGTACTGCTCAAGATTTGAAATATGCACGTCAATTATTAAATAAATCTGGAAGTCAAGCGAAAATAATTGCCAAAATAGAAAGAGCAGAAGCGGTAAAAACAGATGAAAATATTCAAAATTTAATTTTAGAATCTGATATAATTATGATTGCTCGTGGAGATTTAGGTGTTGAAATTGGAGATACAAAATTAATTGAAATACAAAAAAAATTAATTCATATGGCTAGAAAATTAAATCGAGCAGTTATTACAGCCACTCAAATGATGGAATCTATGGTTTATAATTCTTTTCCAACACGTGCTGAAGTCTCTGATGTTGCAAATGCAGTTTTAGATAAAACTGATGCAGTTATGTTATCTGCAGAAACTGCATCTGGAAAATTTCCAATAGAAACAATTAAAAAAATGTCAAAAATTTGTTTAGATACAGAACAAATTCCTTGTATTAAAATTTCAAAACATAGATTATATACAAAATTTGATAATATTTCAGAAGCTATTTTAATGTCTTCAATGTATGCTGCAAATCATTTACTTAATGTTTCTGCTATTTTATTATTTACATTTTCAAGTCAATCAGCATTAATATCTTCTAGAATTTCAACTCATTGTCCTATTTTTATAATATCTTCAAATATGTCTCTTTTAAAAGTTTGTACGATATATCGCGGTGTTTTTCCTATTTTTATAAAAAATGATATTCAAAATAGTACTTTTATAAATGTAGCAATCAATCATTTGAAATATAAAAAATTTATTAAAAGAAAAGATTTTATAATCATTGTTCAAGATAATTATCAAAATCAACATTCTCAAGATATAAATATGTGTCGAATTCTTAAAATTGATTAA
- the zwf gene encoding glucose-6-phosphate dehydrogenase, whose protein sequence is MLKNNILYDFVIFGATGDLATKKLLPTIYMLEKKKKLKKNKKIIAIARTNFNTIQYISKIYENFKKNIKNFKNDIIWNNFKKKIYYCSLDIQNIDNFIQLKNILKFKNQLIIYYFCVMPSLYVFICKGLKKFQFNYHNARIIIEKPIGTSYEDYKNIKNILLKSFKKDQIYRIDHYLGKNSILNILPLRFSNIFFFNNWCSQFIDHIQITISEKIGIENRWNYFDKIGQIKDMLQNHLLHILCLIAIEPPKSLNFLEIKKEKINILKNLQIITDLNSISIGQYTKNIISEKKIKSYLEENNLKKNSFTETFIALKVFINTPRWKNVPFYLRTGKRLSKKCTKIVIFYKNIYNFSHFSNINENFNNCLTIYLQPKSKIFMNFYFKNKENNFFNNLKKNQITFYNEKKIYNNNFLSDYEKLFLEIIHGKKDLFVTSKEIEFSWKWIDPIIQLYTQNYNILEYYPAGSWGPTSSEILLKKDQKQWNNETI, encoded by the coding sequence ATGTTAAAAAACAATATATTATACGATTTTGTAATTTTTGGAGCCACTGGAGATTTAGCTACTAAAAAATTGTTACCTACTATATATATGTTAGAAAAAAAAAAAAAACTAAAAAAAAATAAAAAAATTATTGCTATTGCTCGTACTAATTTTAATACTATTCAATATATTTCTAAAATATATGAAAATTTTAAAAAAAATATTAAAAATTTTAAAAATGATATTATATGGAACAATTTTAAAAAAAAAATATATTATTGTTCTTTAGATATTCAAAATATTGATAATTTTATTCAATTAAAAAATATTTTAAAATTTAAAAATCAACTTATTATTTATTATTTTTGTGTAATGCCATCTTTATACGTTTTTATTTGTAAAGGATTAAAAAAATTTCAATTTAATTATCATAATGCTCGTATTATTATTGAAAAACCAATTGGAACTTCTTATGAAGATTATAAAAATATTAAAAATATATTATTAAAAAGTTTTAAAAAAGATCAAATTTATAGAATAGATCATTATTTAGGAAAAAATTCTATATTAAATATTTTACCATTACGATTTTCTAATATTTTTTTTTTTAATAATTGGTGTTCTCAATTTATTGATCACATTCAAATTACAATTTCTGAAAAAATTGGTATCGAAAATAGATGGAATTATTTTGATAAAATTGGACAAATTAAAGATATGCTCCAAAATCACTTATTACATATTTTATGTTTAATAGCAATAGAGCCACCTAAATCATTAAATTTTTTAGAAATCAAAAAAGAAAAAATAAATATATTAAAAAATTTACAAATTATTACTGATTTAAATTCTATTTCAATTGGTCAATATACAAAAAATATCATTTCTGAAAAAAAAATAAAATCTTATTTAGAAGAAAACAATTTAAAAAAAAATAGTTTTACTGAAACTTTTATTGCCTTAAAAGTATTTATTAATACTCCTAGATGGAAAAATGTACCTTTTTATTTACGCACTGGAAAAAGATTATCTAAAAAATGTACAAAAATTGTAATTTTTTATAAAAATATATATAATTTTTCTCATTTTTCTAATATTAATGAAAATTTTAATAATTGTTTAACAATTTATTTACAACCTAAATCAAAAATTTTTATGAATTTTTATTTTAAAAATAAAGAAAATAATTTTTTTAATAATTTGAAAAAAAATCAAATTACATTTTATAACGAAAAAAAAATATATAATAATAATTTTTTGTCAGATTATGAAAAATTATTTTTAGAGATTATTCATGGAAAAAAAGATTTATTTGTAACATCAAAAGAAATTGAATTTTCTTGGAAATGGATTGATCCAATAATTCAATTGTATACCCAAAATTATAATATTTTAGAATATTATCCAGCTGGAAGTTGGGGTCCTACATCATCCGAAATATTATTAAAAAAAGATCAAAAACAATGGAATAATGAAACTATTTAA
- the htpX gene encoding protease HtpX — MLCIFLFLIINFSVNLILSLILYLFGLQYQNIINIFLLSSFFGCLSSIMSLFLSKWIALNTVQGKIINNTKNPELNWIILFLKDLSHQMKIKIPEIAIYPSEDLNAFATGFSKNNSLIALSTGLLNKMKKNEIKAIIAHEICHITNGDMLTMTLIQSVLNTFILFFSYIFTKILENFFFKKKKNKNILLFSNSIIYIFISMILEFTLGMLANIVIMWFSRKREYYADAGASKIIGKKNMISALENLKNSIEPNISHNLRTLYIQGKRNIFLNLFLSHPSIDERILALKKNIYFK, encoded by the coding sequence ATGTTATGTATTTTTCTTTTTTTAATCATAAATTTTTCTGTAAATTTAATCTTAAGTTTAATATTATATCTATTTGGATTGCAATATCAAAATATTATTAATATTTTTTTATTATCTAGTTTTTTTGGATGCTTAAGTTCAATAATGTCATTATTCTTATCAAAATGGATTGCATTAAATACAGTACAAGGAAAAATAATAAATAATACAAAGAATCCAGAATTAAATTGGATCATATTATTTTTAAAAGATTTATCACATCAAATGAAAATTAAAATACCTGAAATTGCTATTTATCCTTCTGAAGATTTAAATGCATTTGCTACCGGTTTTTCAAAAAATAATTCCTTGATTGCTCTTTCTACTGGGTTATTAAATAAAATGAAAAAAAATGAAATAAAAGCTATTATTGCACATGAAATTTGTCATATTACAAATGGAGATATGTTAACAATGACATTAATACAAAGTGTATTAAATACATTTATTTTATTTTTTTCATATATTTTTACTAAAATTTTAGAAAATTTTTTCTTTAAAAAAAAAAAAAATAAAAATATTTTATTATTTTCTAATTCAATAATTTATATTTTTATCTCAATGATATTGGAATTCACATTAGGAATGTTAGCAAATATTGTAATTATGTGGTTTTCTAGAAAACGAGAATATTATGCTGATGCTGGAGCTTCTAAAATAATTGGAAAAAAAAATATGATATCAGCATTAGAAAATCTTAAAAATAGTATAGAACCTAATATTTCTCACAATTTAAGAACATTATATATACAAGGAAAACGTAATATTTTTTTAAATTTGTTTTTATCACATCCATCTATTGATGAACGTATTTTAGCATTAAAAAAAAATATTTATTTTAAATAA